From Chryseobacterium viscerum, one genomic window encodes:
- a CDS encoding SDR family oxidoreductase, with product MSLYTQPMLREGALKDKVAIVTGGGSGLGKAMTKYFLELGAKVVITSRNLEKLQTTAKELEDETGGKVLCVACDVRNWDEVEAMKEATLKEFGKIDILLNNAAGNFISPTEKLTHSAFDSILDIVLKGTKNCTLSIGKHWIDSKTPGTVLNIVTTYAWTGSAYVVPSACAKAGVLAMTRSLAVEWAKYGIRFNAIAPGPFPTKGAWDRLLPGDLQEKFDMKKKVPLRRVGEHQELANLAAYLVSDYSAYMNGEVVTIDGGEWLQGAGEFNMLEAIPQEMWDALEAMIKAKKSN from the coding sequence ATGAGTCTATATACACAACCTATGCTGCGCGAAGGTGCACTAAAAGATAAAGTAGCGATTGTAACAGGAGGCGGAAGCGGTCTTGGAAAAGCGATGACCAAATACTTTCTTGAACTGGGCGCCAAAGTAGTGATTACTTCCAGAAATCTGGAAAAACTACAGACAACAGCTAAGGAACTGGAAGATGAAACAGGAGGTAAAGTACTGTGTGTGGCTTGCGATGTAAGAAATTGGGATGAAGTGGAAGCAATGAAAGAAGCTACCTTAAAAGAATTCGGTAAAATTGATATTTTATTAAACAATGCCGCCGGAAATTTTATTTCTCCAACGGAAAAACTGACTCACTCTGCTTTTGACTCTATTCTGGATATCGTTTTAAAAGGAACAAAAAACTGTACCCTTTCTATAGGAAAACACTGGATAGATTCTAAAACTCCGGGAACTGTACTGAATATTGTAACAACATACGCATGGACAGGTTCTGCCTATGTAGTGCCATCAGCTTGTGCAAAAGCCGGAGTTTTGGCGATGACCAGATCTTTGGCGGTAGAATGGGCAAAATACGGAATCCGTTTCAATGCGATTGCTCCAGGGCCTTTCCCTACAAAAGGAGCTTGGGACAGACTTCTTCCGGGAGACCTTCAGGAGAAATTTGATATGAAGAAAAAAGTTCCGTTGAGAAGAGTAGGAGAACATCAGGAGCTTGCCAATCTTGCGGCTTACTTGGTTTCAGATTATTCGGCGTATATGAATGGGGAAGTGGTAACAATTGATGGTGGAGAATGGCTTCAGGGAGCAGGAGAATTTAATATGCTTGAAGCAATTCCTCAAGAAATGTGGGATGCTTTGGAAGCAATGATTAAAGCAAAAAAATCAAATTAA
- a CDS encoding DUF1573 domain-containing protein, which translates to MKKLKITALLAILAFSPFYANVLSTDAPSIMKMVADAIKWKSESIDVGNIPQGKPKLIRFEFTNTSSKPIIIQNVAPSCGCTTADYTKTPIQPGKKGFVEASYNAAASGPFMKTVNVTTSDSKTPKTLSFKGVVTA; encoded by the coding sequence ATGAAAAAATTAAAAATCACAGCTCTTTTAGCCATTTTGGCATTCTCTCCTTTTTATGCTAATGTACTTTCTACAGACGCTCCATCTATTATGAAAATGGTAGCTGATGCTATTAAATGGAAATCAGAATCTATAGATGTGGGAAATATTCCTCAGGGAAAACCAAAATTGATCAGATTTGAATTTACCAACACAAGTTCAAAACCTATCATTATTCAAAATGTAGCTCCTTCATGTGGATGTACTACAGCTGATTATACAAAAACGCCTATCCAACCAGGAAAAAAAGGATTTGTAGAGGCTAGCTATAATGCAGCAGCAAGTGGTCCTTTTATGAAGACTGTAAATGTTACAACAAGTGACAGCAAAACTCCTAAAACACTTTCATTCAAAGGAGTGGTTACAGCTTAA
- a CDS encoding sensor histidine kinase: MKIKKLNIIITLGFVAIIGILIAQLMWTRQAYNLEDKKFNQKVNIALMEVAEKLSGGKTSYTENPVQNIANDYYVVNINNEFHPVVLEYYLKTEFTRFQINTDYVYALYNCHSDKMVYGKYMTSHQESPSNKVINFPKHKNLIYYFSIRFPDKTTYLISSLRFWYLLTFALIIILLVYVYSIYTIIQQKKFSELQRDFINNMTHEFKTPLSSILLASEALNKQEMVMENSKLQTYTSIIINQSHKLNNHIEKILNIAKNDAAGLSLKSQKILLLPFIQEIADSIQHKNKDLSIEIDIENSSSVMADEFHFTNIIYNLLDNSIKYCETKPVIKISAYKDSKGLYLKFKDNGMGIPAKNIPHIFEKFYRVHTKRSEEVNGFGLGLFYVKKVVQQHHWKISVENNEDKGITTTLFFPFSTNHV, encoded by the coding sequence ATGAAAATAAAAAAACTCAATATTATAATAACGCTGGGGTTCGTGGCTATTATCGGAATTTTAATAGCTCAGCTGATGTGGACCCGCCAGGCTTATAATCTTGAAGATAAGAAATTTAATCAAAAGGTAAATATAGCCTTAATGGAAGTTGCGGAGAAATTGTCCGGAGGCAAAACTTCCTATACTGAAAACCCCGTACAGAATATTGCCAATGACTATTATGTAGTTAATATTAATAATGAATTTCATCCCGTCGTTCTGGAATACTATCTGAAAACAGAATTTACCCGTTTTCAGATCAATACAGATTACGTATATGCCTTATATAACTGTCACAGTGATAAAATGGTTTACGGAAAGTATATGACTTCACACCAGGAAAGTCCCAGCAATAAAGTGATCAATTTTCCAAAACACAAAAATCTGATCTATTACTTTTCTATACGTTTCCCTGATAAAACCACTTATCTGATCAGCTCATTAAGATTCTGGTATCTTCTTACATTTGCCCTTATCATCATTCTTCTGGTATATGTTTATTCTATTTATACCATTATTCAGCAGAAGAAGTTTTCGGAGCTGCAGCGTGATTTCATCAACAATATGACTCATGAGTTTAAAACTCCTTTATCATCGATACTTTTAGCATCTGAAGCACTCAATAAACAGGAAATGGTGATGGAAAACTCAAAACTGCAGACCTATACCTCTATTATCATCAATCAAAGCCACAAGCTCAACAATCATATTGAGAAAATATTGAATATTGCGAAGAACGATGCGGCAGGTCTTTCATTAAAATCTCAAAAAATCCTGCTGCTCCCTTTTATCCAGGAGATTGCAGACAGTATACAGCACAAAAATAAAGACCTCAGCATCGAAATTGATATTGAAAACAGTTCTTCAGTAATGGCTGATGAATTTCACTTTACCAACATCATTTATAACCTTTTGGATAATTCCATCAAGTATTGTGAAACAAAACCTGTGATTAAAATTTCAGCCTATAAAGATTCAAAAGGCTTATATTTAAAGTTTAAAGACAACGGAATGGGGATTCCTGCTAAAAATATTCCTCATATTTTTGAAAAATTTTACAGGGTACACACCAAAAGAAGTGAAGAAGTGAATGGTTTTGGGTTGGGATTATTTTATGTAAAAAAAGTAGTTCAGCAGCATCACTGGAAAATTTCTGTGGAAAATAATGAAGACAAAGGAATTACGACTACCCTGTTTTTTCCGTTTTCAACTAATCATGTATAA
- a CDS encoding response regulator transcription factor, with translation MEKSKILYAEDDKTIAFLVEDSLESYYDISCYSDGESALEAFNSQNFDICLLDIMMPGMNGFEVAEQIRSKNSEIPIIFISAKALKEDRIKGLKIGADDYLVKPFSIEELMLKIEVFLKRTKKADPSPLKYKVGKYDFDPKNYTLQGIENSITLTQRESDLLLYFICHKNLVVKRQDILKAIWGDDDYFMGRSLDVFISRLRKVLAEERNVLIENLHGIGFRFSEKE, from the coding sequence ATGGAGAAATCTAAAATTTTATATGCCGAAGATGACAAAACAATAGCTTTTCTGGTGGAAGACAGCCTGGAAAGTTATTATGATATCAGCTGTTATTCTGATGGTGAATCTGCATTGGAAGCATTTAACAGCCAAAATTTTGATATTTGTCTGCTGGATATTATGATGCCCGGCATGAACGGATTTGAAGTTGCCGAGCAGATCCGCAGTAAAAATTCTGAAATCCCTATTATTTTTATTTCTGCAAAAGCTCTTAAAGAAGACAGAATCAAAGGGTTAAAAATTGGGGCAGATGATTATCTGGTAAAACCATTCAGTATTGAGGAACTTATGCTGAAAATTGAAGTCTTCCTGAAACGCACCAAGAAAGCAGATCCTTCTCCTCTAAAATACAAAGTCGGAAAGTATGATTTTGACCCCAAAAACTATACGCTCCAAGGCATAGAAAACAGCATTACTCTTACCCAAAGAGAATCTGACCTGCTTTTGTATTTTATCTGTCACAAAAATCTGGTTGTCAAAAGACAGGACATTCTGAAGGCAATCTGGGGTGATGATGACTATTTTATGGGGCGAAGTCTTGATGTATTTATTTCCCGGTTGCGGAAGGTACTTGCCGAAGAACGGAATGTTTTAATAGAAAACCTGCACGGAATAGGTTTTCGTTTTTCTGAAAAAGAATAA
- a CDS encoding GH92 family glycosyl hydrolase, translated as MKNHKPIVFLSLVFLSAHFHAQKFEKLIQYVNPLIGTEKMGHTYPGATVPFGAVQLSPETDTISYELNGKYNGEVYKYCAGYRYEDKTIVGFSSTHFSGTGHSDLGDFLIMPTVGKLQLNPGTASNPENGYRSRFSHQNEIAEAGYYKVKLDDHNILAELTATPRVGIHRYTFPKSDQSHIILDLMAGIYNYDGKNVWTYMRVENGNTITGYRQTNGWARTRTVYFAMKFSKPFKSYGQKNYDEKQVYKGFWRKFDQNQNFPEIAGKNLKMFFDFDTTENEAIEVKLAISPVSQTNALENLEKETGNMTFDQAKAQAQDNWNKELNKIVIKGSDTEKTNFYTAMYHTFINPTTYMDVNGEYKGLDQNVHKADGFTNYTTFSFWDTYRTLHPFFNIIQPKRNGDMVKSMMAHYNQFSMKMLPIWSHYANDNWCMSGYHSVSVVADAIIKGNYDGDPEEALKACIETANKRNYEGIGQYIDLGYIPAEKNGTSVSNTLEYAYDDWAIAQLAKHLNKTEIYNQFIKRSENWKNNFDPTIGFMRPRLADGSFKKDFDVLSTHGQGFIEGNSWNYSFFVPQNPDELITMMGGKKKFASKLDELFTMHLPDEFFADTEDITREGIIGGYVHGNEPAHHVAYFYNWAGQPWKAQAQIRRILEMQYKATPDGLGGNDDAGQMSAWYILSSLGFYPVAPGSEDYSIGSPAIDNAVLNLENGKTFEIEAINQSPKNVYVQKVLLNGKEIRNFTLKHSDIMNGGKLTFYMGNKAKR; from the coding sequence ATGAAAAATCACAAACCTATTGTTTTTCTTTCTCTAGTATTTTTAAGTGCACATTTTCATGCCCAAAAATTTGAAAAACTAATACAGTACGTCAATCCGCTGATTGGTACCGAAAAGATGGGCCATACTTATCCCGGAGCTACAGTTCCCTTTGGTGCGGTACAGCTAAGCCCTGAGACAGACACCATTTCTTATGAACTTAACGGAAAATATAACGGCGAAGTTTATAAATACTGTGCAGGTTACCGCTATGAAGATAAAACCATTGTAGGATTCAGTTCTACTCACTTCAGTGGAACGGGGCATTCTGATCTCGGAGATTTTCTGATCATGCCCACTGTTGGAAAACTTCAACTGAATCCCGGAACAGCTTCCAACCCTGAAAATGGATACAGAAGCAGATTTTCTCATCAAAACGAAATAGCAGAAGCCGGATATTACAAAGTAAAACTGGATGACCATAATATTCTGGCAGAGCTGACGGCAACACCAAGAGTAGGAATTCACCGCTATACTTTTCCAAAGTCTGACCAGTCTCATATTATTCTGGATCTGATGGCTGGTATTTATAATTACGACGGAAAAAATGTATGGACCTATATGCGTGTAGAAAACGGAAATACCATCACAGGCTATCGCCAGACCAACGGTTGGGCGAGAACCAGAACTGTTTATTTTGCGATGAAGTTTTCAAAACCTTTTAAATCTTATGGTCAGAAAAACTATGATGAGAAGCAGGTTTATAAAGGATTCTGGAGAAAATTCGACCAAAATCAGAATTTCCCGGAGATTGCAGGAAAGAATCTGAAAATGTTCTTCGATTTTGACACCACCGAAAATGAAGCGATTGAAGTAAAGCTTGCCATTTCTCCCGTAAGCCAGACCAATGCTTTGGAAAATCTTGAAAAAGAAACCGGAAATATGACGTTTGATCAGGCTAAAGCTCAAGCTCAGGACAATTGGAATAAGGAATTAAACAAAATTGTCATCAAAGGTTCTGATACAGAGAAGACCAATTTTTATACCGCAATGTATCATACCTTTATTAATCCCACCACTTACATGGATGTGAATGGAGAATATAAAGGCCTGGATCAGAATGTTCATAAAGCAGACGGTTTTACCAATTATACAACATTTTCGTTTTGGGACACTTATCGTACACTACATCCTTTCTTTAATATCATCCAGCCTAAAAGAAATGGCGATATGGTAAAATCCATGATGGCTCATTATAATCAGTTTTCTATGAAAATGCTACCTATCTGGTCACATTATGCCAACGACAACTGGTGTATGAGCGGATATCACAGTGTAAGTGTAGTTGCCGATGCGATTATTAAAGGAAATTATGATGGTGATCCTGAAGAAGCCTTAAAAGCGTGCATAGAAACCGCCAACAAAAGAAATTATGAAGGCATCGGGCAATATATTGATCTTGGATATATTCCGGCAGAAAAAAATGGAACTTCAGTTTCCAATACGCTGGAATACGCCTATGATGACTGGGCGATTGCTCAACTGGCAAAACATCTGAACAAAACAGAAATTTACAATCAGTTTATCAAACGATCTGAAAACTGGAAAAATAATTTTGATCCTACAATCGGTTTTATGCGTCCACGTCTGGCAGATGGAAGCTTTAAAAAGGATTTTGATGTATTAAGTACTCACGGACAAGGCTTTATTGAAGGAAATTCATGGAACTACAGTTTCTTTGTTCCGCAAAATCCGGATGAACTGATCACAATGATGGGTGGAAAAAAGAAGTTTGCATCAAAACTTGACGAGTTATTCACCATGCATTTACCTGATGAGTTTTTCGCAGACACTGAAGATATTACCCGCGAAGGAATTATTGGCGGATATGTTCACGGAAATGAACCCGCCCACCATGTTGCTTATTTCTATAACTGGGCAGGACAGCCATGGAAAGCACAGGCACAAATCCGCCGTATTCTGGAAATGCAATACAAAGCAACACCAGACGGATTGGGAGGAAATGATGATGCGGGGCAAATGAGTGCATGGTATATCCTAAGTTCATTAGGTTTTTATCCTGTAGCTCCCGGCTCTGAAGATTATTCTATTGGAAGCCCTGCCATTGATAACGCTGTATTGAATCTGGAAAACGGGAAAACTTTTGAAATTGAAGCCATTAATCAAAGTCCGAAAAATGTATATGTCCAAAAGGTTCTTTTGAATGGAAAGGAAATCAGGAATTTCACATTGAAGCATTCTGACATTATGAATGGTGGAAAGCTTACTTTTTATATGGGGAATAAAGCGAAAAGATAA
- a CDS encoding dihydroorotase: MKVLIKNVNIVNEGKVFESDILIESDLISRIAADISEDADQIIDGSGKYLLPGVIDDQVHFRDPGLTHKGDIESESRAAIAGGVTSFIDQPNTVPNAVTQELLADKYELASQKAYANYGFMMGGTNDNLEEVLKTNPRNVPGIKLFLGSSTGNMLVDNPETLENIFSNTQMLIAVHCEDEATIRANTQKYMDEYGDDIPVKFHHLIRSEEACYKSSSKAIELAKKTGARLHVFHLSTAKEMELFRNDIPLKDKKITAEVCVHHLTFTNEDYETKGGLIKWNPAVKTQKDKDALWEALLDDRIDVIATDHAPHTAEEKNNVYTKCPSGAPLVQHSLVVMLENYKNGKISLEKIVEKMSHNPAILFKVEKRGFVREGYKADLVLVDLNEDWTVSKDNLLYKCGWSPLEGMNFHSKVTHTFVNGHLVYDNGIIAEEKFGERLLFEPRD, from the coding sequence ATGAAAGTTCTTATAAAAAATGTAAATATCGTCAACGAAGGAAAAGTCTTTGAAAGCGATATCTTAATAGAAAGTGACTTAATCTCCAGAATAGCTGCGGACATTTCTGAAGATGCAGATCAGATCATTGATGGTTCGGGAAAATATCTTCTTCCGGGAGTCATTGACGATCAGGTGCATTTTCGTGATCCGGGACTTACCCATAAAGGAGATATTGAAAGTGAATCAAGAGCTGCTATTGCAGGTGGAGTAACCAGCTTTATAGATCAGCCTAACACAGTTCCTAATGCTGTTACCCAGGAACTCCTAGCGGACAAATACGAGCTTGCTTCCCAAAAAGCTTATGCCAACTATGGCTTTATGATGGGAGGAACGAATGATAATCTGGAGGAGGTTTTAAAAACAAATCCGAGAAATGTTCCCGGGATTAAATTATTCTTAGGTTCATCTACAGGAAATATGCTGGTAGATAATCCGGAAACACTGGAAAATATTTTCAGCAATACCCAAATGCTGATTGCTGTTCACTGTGAAGATGAAGCTACAATCAGAGCCAATACTCAAAAATATATGGATGAATATGGGGATGATATTCCTGTGAAATTCCATCACTTGATCAGAAGCGAAGAAGCATGTTATAAATCTTCATCTAAAGCTATTGAGCTTGCGAAAAAAACAGGAGCCAGACTTCACGTTTTCCATCTTTCAACTGCAAAGGAAATGGAACTTTTCAGAAATGATATTCCTTTAAAAGATAAAAAGATCACTGCTGAGGTGTGTGTGCACCACCTGACTTTTACCAATGAGGATTATGAAACAAAAGGCGGACTTATCAAATGGAATCCGGCTGTAAAAACTCAAAAGGATAAAGATGCCCTGTGGGAAGCATTGCTGGATGACAGAATTGATGTGATTGCTACAGACCATGCTCCGCATACTGCAGAAGAAAAAAATAATGTGTATACAAAATGTCCTTCAGGGGCACCTTTGGTACAACATTCATTGGTTGTGATGCTGGAAAACTATAAAAACGGCAAGATATCTCTTGAAAAAATTGTTGAAAAAATGTCTCATAATCCTGCCATCCTTTTCAAAGTTGAAAAAAGAGGTTTTGTGAGAGAAGGATATAAAGCAGATTTGGTTTTAGTTGATCTGAATGAAGACTGGACGGTTTCCAAAGATAATTTACTGTACAAATGTGGTTGGAGTCCTTTGGAAGGAATGAACTTCCACTCTAAAGTTACCCATACTTTTGTCAACGGACATCTGGTGTATGATAATGGTATTATTGCTGAGGAGAAATTTGGAGAGAGATTGCTTTTTGAACCAAGGGATTAA
- a CDS encoding oligosaccharide flippase family protein, producing the protein MYKKLLGQTIIYGAGAIAPRIILFILNPLLIYKIPNEGFAIFTQLYAWISFVNIILSFGFETAYFRFSAEENNEKKTFNTSFWFLFSTSTIFLALCYLFNQPIADYLGYHDNPEYIRWFALIGFFDNLLVIPFAWLRFHNKPIKYSAVRVVQAIFQAVFTAALFFWIPESISKSFGLDQNVDYPFFSNLAGSALGVLLLFPIILKVRFQFVTSLFGRMIKYSFPLMLAGLAFMVNENFDKSIQRNHISDEEAGAYGGCYKLAVLMTLFVTAYRMGIEPFFFKQMDKGDAKKTYAKVAEYFSFFACAVALGIIANISWLKDVFIPNKSYWIAIDIIPIIVIANLCFGIYYNFSTWYKVTDRTSVGTVISWLGAGINITLNLLALNYYHSMIGSAWATFGAYVIMMIVSYLLGQKYYPIPYRMKKMSFFLILLGIFSFIIVKYLNYNILTSNILFLIFTGILIYSEKDLILSRIRKN; encoded by the coding sequence TTGTATAAGAAACTATTAGGGCAGACAATCATCTATGGAGCGGGAGCTATAGCACCCAGAATTATTTTATTCATCCTGAATCCACTTTTGATTTATAAAATTCCCAATGAAGGTTTTGCGATTTTCACCCAGCTTTACGCATGGATTTCGTTTGTTAATATTATACTTTCTTTCGGTTTTGAAACGGCGTATTTCCGGTTTTCTGCTGAAGAGAATAATGAGAAAAAGACCTTCAATACTTCGTTCTGGTTTTTATTTTCAACCTCAACTATTTTCCTTGCATTATGTTATTTATTCAATCAGCCTATTGCAGATTATTTAGGCTATCATGATAACCCGGAATATATCAGATGGTTTGCTTTAATTGGTTTTTTTGACAATTTATTAGTGATCCCATTTGCTTGGCTTCGTTTTCATAATAAACCCATCAAATACTCCGCAGTAAGAGTTGTTCAGGCTATATTTCAGGCTGTTTTTACAGCGGCATTATTCTTCTGGATTCCGGAAAGTATATCCAAAAGTTTTGGATTGGACCAAAATGTAGACTATCCGTTCTTCAGTAATCTGGCGGGAAGTGCTCTGGGGGTTCTATTGCTGTTCCCTATTATATTAAAAGTAAGATTTCAGTTTGTGACCTCTTTGTTCGGGCGTATGATTAAGTATTCGTTTCCGCTCATGCTGGCAGGTCTGGCTTTTATGGTCAATGAAAACTTTGATAAGTCCATTCAGAGAAATCATATTTCAGACGAAGAAGCCGGGGCTTATGGCGGCTGCTATAAACTGGCTGTACTAATGACCTTATTTGTTACCGCATACCGAATGGGTATTGAACCTTTCTTTTTTAAACAAATGGATAAAGGTGATGCTAAAAAGACTTATGCCAAAGTAGCAGAATACTTTTCCTTTTTTGCCTGCGCTGTCGCTTTAGGAATCATTGCCAATATCTCTTGGTTGAAAGACGTTTTCATTCCCAACAAATCTTACTGGATCGCTATAGATATCATCCCGATTATTGTTATTGCCAATCTCTGCTTCGGAATATATTATAACTTTTCCACCTGGTATAAAGTAACGGACAGAACCAGTGTAGGTACTGTTATTTCATGGCTTGGAGCAGGAATAAACATTACCCTCAACCTTTTAGCCTTAAACTATTACCACAGCATGATCGGTTCTGCGTGGGCTACATTCGGAGCCTACGTTATTATGATGATTGTATCTTATCTGCTGGGCCAGAAATATTATCCCATTCCTTACAGAATGAAGAAAATGTCCTTCTTCCTTATATTACTTGGGATCTTTAGCTTTATCATTGTAAAATATCTCAACTATAACATTTTAACAAGTAATATACTATTCTTGATCTTTACAGGAATTTTGATTTATTCCGAAAAAGACTTGATTTTATCGAGAATCAGAAAGAATTAA
- a CDS encoding sugar phosphate nucleotidyltransferase, which translates to MKIIVPMAGRGSRLRPHTLTVPKPLIPIAGKPIVQRLVEDIAKVAGENIEEVAFIIGDFGPEIERSLIQIAEKLGAKGSIYYQNDPLGTAHAIKCAEQSMQGDIVIAFADTLFRADFQLDKNSDGVIWVKSVEDPSAFGVVKLDNYGFITDFVEKPTTYVSDLAIIGIYYFNSAEKLMEEINYIMDNDIKNGGEYQLTTALENLRAKGAKFTLGKVNDWMDCGNKNATVETNSKILEYEREEMMNHPASAVIENSLIIQPCFIGENVKISNSKVGPGVSLGNNTTVVNSNIENSLIQENTRINHGNLSNSMIGNSAQYFGVAREISLGDYSVLDFLSK; encoded by the coding sequence ATGAAAATTATTGTTCCTATGGCTGGACGTGGTTCCAGATTACGTCCCCATACACTGACAGTTCCAAAACCGCTTATTCCTATTGCAGGAAAACCTATCGTACAGAGATTGGTGGAAGATATTGCTAAAGTTGCAGGAGAAAATATTGAAGAGGTAGCCTTTATCATCGGAGATTTTGGCCCTGAGATCGAAAGATCCCTTATTCAGATTGCTGAAAAGCTGGGAGCAAAAGGAAGCATATATTATCAGAACGACCCTCTTGGTACCGCTCATGCCATCAAATGTGCTGAGCAATCTATGCAGGGAGACATCGTTATTGCTTTTGCAGATACCCTTTTCCGTGCAGACTTCCAATTAGACAAAAATTCTGATGGAGTGATCTGGGTAAAAAGCGTGGAAGATCCATCTGCTTTCGGAGTTGTAAAATTAGACAACTACGGTTTTATTACAGATTTTGTTGAAAAACCTACTACTTATGTTTCAGATCTTGCCATCATCGGTATTTATTATTTCAACAGTGCTGAAAAACTGATGGAAGAGATCAACTATATCATGGACAATGATATTAAAAACGGAGGTGAGTATCAATTGACAACAGCACTTGAAAACCTTAGAGCTAAAGGTGCCAAGTTTACCCTTGGAAAAGTAAACGACTGGATGGACTGTGGTAACAAAAATGCCACGGTAGAAACCAACAGCAAAATCCTTGAATATGAAAGAGAGGAAATGATGAATCACCCTGCTTCTGCTGTGATTGAAAATTCTTTGATCATTCAGCCATGTTTTATTGGTGAAAATGTGAAAATCTCCAATTCAAAAGTAGGACCTGGAGTTTCATTAGGAAACAATACAACGGTTGTTAATTCTAATATTGAAAACTCTCTGATTCAGGAAAACACCAGAATAAATCATGGAAACCTTTCTAATTCTATGATCGGTAATTCTGCACAATATTTCGGAGTGGCCAGAGAAATTTCTTTGGGAGACTATTCCGTTTTAGATTTTCTATCTAAATAA
- a CDS encoding DUF4292 domain-containing protein, whose amino-acid sequence MKNWIPLLLLLLALSSCKTRTKVQNDTDQTRDSIATTVDKDNGDPKDVNQPVRDKLTFYEHVLIPPKFEQIKIDSKVRVETGSYVPTLDATVYIENDKKVWMNLRALFINAARGIATPEGIKGQDKINKTYIDSDFDYLNNLLNVNFIDYKSLEKILLGRTFVKINDRQFDLTQNAQGFKMVSNINQKITTDEKNREYKIALQYDTNYDLLSVNLKDILSSDELDVSYSDWNEYEGIRLPKNVKIIIKGSKSSQILMENTKFDFSRMETPYSVPSSYKKIEIK is encoded by the coding sequence ATGAAAAATTGGATTCCCCTTCTTTTATTGCTTCTTGCCTTATCATCCTGTAAAACCCGTACCAAAGTTCAAAATGATACAGATCAGACACGGGACAGTATTGCTACAACAGTAGATAAAGACAATGGAGATCCAAAAGATGTAAACCAGCCGGTGAGAGACAAACTCACTTTTTACGAACATGTATTGATTCCACCCAAATTTGAGCAAATCAAAATCGACAGTAAAGTTCGTGTAGAAACAGGAAGTTATGTTCCTACTCTGGATGCTACTGTCTATATTGAAAATGATAAAAAGGTATGGATGAATCTCAGAGCATTATTCATCAATGCGGCCCGAGGTATTGCTACTCCTGAAGGAATAAAAGGTCAGGATAAGATCAATAAAACCTATATAGATTCCGACTTTGATTATCTTAATAATTTACTGAACGTTAATTTCATTGATTATAAATCTTTGGAGAAAATCCTGCTAGGAAGGACTTTTGTTAAAATAAATGACAGACAATTTGATCTTACGCAGAATGCACAAGGATTTAAAATGGTTTCCAATATCAATCAGAAAATTACAACGGACGAAAAAAACAGAGAGTATAAAATTGCACTTCAATACGATACCAATTACGATTTATTGTCCGTAAACTTAAAAGATATTTTGTCTTCAGACGAACTTGATGTTTCTTATAGTGACTGGAATGAATACGAAGGAATCCGTCTTCCAAAAAATGTTAAAATAATTATAAAAGGCTCAAAATCTAGTCAGATTTTAATGGAAAACACGAAATTTGACTTTTCGAGGATGGAAACACCTTATTCTGTACCATCCAGTTATAAGAAAATTGAGATTAAATGA